The following coding sequences lie in one Fusarium poae strain DAOMC 252244 chromosome 1, whole genome shotgun sequence genomic window:
- a CDS encoding hypothetical protein (BUSCO:58829at5125) has product MSDENANGTPGEQAAANSEHLNIKVTDNNNEVFFKIKRTTKLEKLMTAFCERQGKTTSSVRFLFDGTRVQPTDTPDAVRYAFVHHTPLEMQDGDTLEVHQEQVGGSSL; this is encoded by the exons ATGTCTGACGAGAACGCGAACGGTACCCCCGGCGAGCAGGCTGCTGCCAACTCGGAACACCTCAACATCAAAGTCACCGACAATAACAACGAGGTCTTCTTTAAGATCAAGCGCACTAcaaagcttgagaagctgatgaCCGCCTTTTGCGAACGCCAGGGCAAGACCACAAGCTCTGTCCGATTCCTCTTTGATGGGACGCGAGTTCAGCCCACAGACACACCGGATGCGGTTCGTTATGCCTTTGTCCACCATACGCCT CTCGAGATGCAAGACGGCGATACCCTCGAGGTGCACCAGGAACAGGTCGGAGGATCTTCACTTTAA
- a CDS encoding hypothetical protein (BUSCO:10442at5125) translates to MPTTARANEPKQRKVTPPSPSYMTDDQFATYLAGLRSNRVARPGGARPQPAGARPVPSRSSLNRNSTGRFTPDFASLPDSIPHTLDRKESMSPSIAGGSVASRLSMISRKSPDYYSTSPANPLKPSDVVPSATYMERGQRWMEKEEASSLRDAMEEMDIRKGSKSPVQETPDDDTRLYNAALDEAAELVWQHQHGTPPPRPDGPYRYKPHLRKNSYAHARTASIGPSESNLSEGEGETESSMRNSRCDPEQREPVERSASKSKTYGNIGRRTPEQRRHSLKRNISGEVGRPFSEDQIWEEPESTVPNDISFSGRASPEKLSNRIQTSANRVRFEASQEEVEKPKPLERVEIYRNPPTRSRNPLYTSNHSSEGIVPVEDKVERKNGMEVRSNDIRAATSMRLKDRSPNLPEPTAVSDSPGRPIVSFDANWQAPDQSTDTTPDRALPEAPSRSSSSFAQPEKPMAIPSIVVAAESTPMPRASTAAQIPSICVDETQSDPRGSVPSINVPSIAVEGPPTNGGGIPAIVAPENESISRPRPLPDPRTAAAGPRTAQKPRGHWSPAPGSTRRAVTICHECGYPIEGRFVALAGGNERFHPQCFRCYTCGTNLQAMEISHEPDHLRQERLDRIKRRAAGETLDEEPGKTMAEDGDERLRFFCHLDWHELFAPRCKHCQTPILGEHIVALGAHWHYGHFFCAECGDPFDHGMTHIEKDGYAWCINCQTKRTERRAPKCRKCRIAVIGQYIQALGGEWHEHCFRCAECQGSFDDGQIFTKHVPEGTIVLCTGCRAMELKA, encoded by the exons ATGCCTACTACGGCGAGGGCGAACGAGCCCAAGCAGCGCAAGGTGACTCCTCCGTCGCCTTCTTACATGACGGATGATCAATTCG CTACCTACCTCGCGGGTCTACGGTCAAATCGAGTGGCAAGACCTGGAGGTGCACGACCTCAACCAGCCGGTGCACGTCCAGTACCCAGCCGTTCAAGTTTGAATCGCAATAGCACAGGCCGATTCACACCTGATTTCGCTTCTCTTCCAGATAGCATACCGCATACTCTTGATCGCAAGGAGTCAATGAGCCCCAGCATCGCCGGCGGCAGTGTCGCCTCTCGGTTATCTATGATCAGCAGAAAGAGTCCCGACTATTATTCAACATCACCAGCAAACCCTTTGAAACCCTCCGATGTCGTTCCTTCAGCCACCTACATGGAGCGAGGCCAAAGATGgatggagaaggaggaagcaAGCTCATTGCGTGACGCCATGGAGGAAATGGACATAAGGAAGGGTTCGAAATCGCCTGTTCAGGAGACGCCAGATGACGATACTCGACTATATAATGCTGCTCTCGACGAAGCTGCCGAGCTTGTCTGGCAGCACCAACATGGTACACCACCTCCCCGTCCCGATGGGCCCTATCGCTATAAGCCACACCTTCGAAAGAATAGCTACGCCCATGCTCGTACTGCTAGTATTGGTCCATCTGAGAGCAATCTTTCAGAGGGGGAAGGCGAGACTGAGAGTAGCATGCGTAACAGCCGTTGTGATCCAGAACAGAGAGAACCAGTGGAACGATCGGccagcaaaagcaaaaccTACGGCAACATTGGCCGCAGAACACCTGAGCAGCGTCGTCACAGCCTGAAGAGGAACATTAGTGGGGAGGTCGGTCGACCCTTTTCCGAGGACCAGATATGGGAAGAGCCTGAATCTACGGTGCCTAATGACATTAGCTTCTCCGGTCGTGCATCTCCAGAAAAGCTCAGCAACCGAATCCAGACCTCGGCGAATCGTGTCCGCTTTGAGGCATCTCAAGAAGAGGTCGAAAAGCCCAAGCCTTTGGAACGGGTTGAAATATACCGCAACCCTCCGACGCGGTCCCGTAACCCGCTATACACCAGCAATCACTCGAGTGAGGGTATTGTCCCTGTTGAAGATAAAGTAGAGAGAAAGAACGGCATGGAAGTCAGAAGCAATGACATCCGTGCGGCTACAAGCATGCGTTTGAAAGATCGCAGTCCCAATCTACCGGAACCCACCGCCGTCAGTGACAGTCCGGGACGGCCCATTGTAAGCTTTGACGCCAACTGGCAAGCCCCGGACCAGTCCACTGATACCACCCCAGACCGGGCGCTCCCGGAAGCCCCCAGCAGATCCTCGTCCTCGTTCGCCCAGCCTGAGAAACCCATGGCGATACCTAGTATCGTTGTGGCGGCGGAAAGTACGCCGATGCCGCGAGCGTCGACGGCAGCGCAGATCCCGTCTATTTGCGTAGATGAGACGCAGAGCGATCCCCGAGGCTCGGTGCCTTCAATCAACGTCCCGAGCATCGCTGTAGAGGGCCCTCCTACCAACGGTGGAGGCATTCCCGCCATCGTCGCGCCTGAAAACGAATCGATCTCACGACCTCGCCCACTCCCTGATCCAAGAACTGCTGCGGCAGGCCCTCGAACCGCACAGAAGCCTCGCGGGCATTGGTCTCCAGCACCCGGCAGCACCAGGCGAGCTGTGACAATCTGTCACGAATGTGGTTATCCCATCGAAGGGCGATTCGTGGCTCTTGCGGGCGGTAACGAACGATTTCATCCGCAGTGCTTTAGGTGCTATACTTGTGGTACTAACCTACAGGCGATGGAAATCAGCCATGAGCCTGACCATCTCCGTCAAGAGCGGCTTGATCGCATCAAACGCCGCGCCGCTGGCGAGACTCTCGACGAGGAACCAGGCAAGACCATGGCTGAAGACGGAGATGAGCGTCTCCGGTTCTTTTGCCATCTTGATTGGCATGAGCTGTTCGCCCCGCGCTGTAAGCACTGCCAAACCCCTATTCTCGGTGAGCACATCGTCGCTCTCGGTGCTCACTGGCACTACGGCCATTTCTTCTGCGCCGAGTGTGGTGACCCGTTTGACCACGGCATGACGCACATTGAGAAGGACGGGTACGCATGGTGCATCAATTGCCAGACGAAGCGTACAGAGCGACGCGCACCAAAGTGCAGAAAGTGCCGTATAGCTGTTATTGGACAGTACATTCAAGCCTTGGGCGGAGAATGGCATGAGCATTGCTTCCGATGCGCTGAGTGTCAGGGCAGTTTCGACGACGGCCAAATCTTCACCAAGCATGTGCCCGAGGGCACCATTGTGCTCTGCACTGGCTGCCGAGCAATGGAACTCAAAGcgtaa
- a CDS encoding hypothetical protein (BUSCO:46444at5125), producing the protein MPTITEITSIPEWEQMLASVPPTTLVVVSFHAPWAAPCAQMATVLSTLASEYPDTEPPTTKWVSINAEELSDLSETYDVTAVPFLVLLRNGQVVETVSGSSAVKVRTAIETQAKQSGENAAASGPNGVGANDAVAEEEQDPEKKKEELFKRLGDLVKAAPVMLFMKGTPSSPQCGFSRQLVGLLRDNSVKYGFFNILADDEVRQGLKEFADWPTYPQLWIDGELVGGLDIVKEEMSNDAEFLTKYSVSAPAAP; encoded by the exons ATGCCGACCATCACAGAAATCACCAGCATCCCTGAGTGGGAGCAGATGCTCGCCTCTGTCCCCCCCACTACCCTCGTCGTCGTATCGTTCCACGCTCCTTGGGCTGCGCCATGCGCGCAAATGGCTACCGTCCTGTCGACACTCGCTTCCGAATACCCAGACACTGAGCCTCCTACCACTAAGTGGGTATCTATCAACGCAGAGGAGTTGAGCGACCTCAGCGAGACCTACGATGTTACTGCTGTCCCCTTCCTCGTTCTTTTGAGGAATGGCCAGGTTGTAGAGACAGTCAGTGGCAGTAGTGCTGTCAAGGTGCGCACGGCGATCGAAACACAGGCGAAGCAGTCGGGCGAAAACGCCGCAGCAAGCGGCCCTAATGGTGTTGGTGCGAACGATGCTGTCgccgaggaggagcaggacccagagaagaagaaagaggagcTTTTCAAGCGTCTCGGAGACCTTGTCAAGGCCGCACCTGTCATGCTCTTTATGAAGGGCACGCCCAGTTCACCTCAGTGCGGTTTTTCTAGGCAGCTGGTTGGTTTGCTACGCGACAACTCAGTCAAGTATGGATTCTTCAACATTCTTGCCGACGACGAGGTCCGACAGGGACTCAAGGAGTTTGCGGATTGGCCAACATACCCTCAACTTTGGATTGATGGTGAGCTTGTTGGCGGCTTGGATATT GTCAAAGAGGAGATGAGCAACGATGCCGAATTTCTTACCAAGTACAGCGTGAGCGCTCCAGCAGCGCCTTGA
- a CDS encoding hypothetical protein (BUSCO:6231at5125) translates to MAALGEDLLTTVNKLQDLVFNTIGSDSLDLPQIVVVGSQSAGKSSVLENIVGRDFLPRGAGICTRRPLILQLINVTDDENAPDPSADPYRSPGAARRSEWAEFHHIPNRRFNDFGDVKREIENETSRVAGNNKGINRQPINLKIYSPHVLNLTLVDLPGLTKVPIGDQPTDIEKQTRNLISEYIAKPNSIVLAVSPANVDIVNSEALKLARHVDPLGRRTIGVLTKVDLMDHGTNALDILSGRVYPLKLGFIGVVNRSQQDIQGNKPMEDALQAETDFFKHHPAYRNISTRCGTHYLAKTLNTTLMGHIRERLPDIKARLNTLMGQTQQELASYGDMHFSGKEHRGSLILQQMTRFANSFISSIDGTSTEISTKELCGGARIYYIFNSVFGSSLDTIDPTSNLSALDIRTAIRNSTGPRPSLFVPEMAFDLLVKPQIKLLEIPSQRCVELVYEELIKICHTCGSTELSRYPRLQAKLIETVSDLLRERLGPASSYVESLISIQRAYINTNHPNFLGAAAAMSNVVSAKQERERKRLIQEERERREKRRLQELEVEGDGPEGEDGVNGPSEKPEKTKGGRTRPTKQPHRSISPAASVRENGTSSLAAHMNATHLNGLRSASPARLNQQGLGGARDSFLNYFFGKDGQTIGAPLPSPGAIPNGRHISQNSETSFPIIRREREFGRPSTATTMAPEDDMYDRTGKNYGLASQMGESAEPAMTEREAMETELIRALISSYFNIVRESIADQVPKAVMHLLVNHCKDVVQNRLVSELYKETLFEELLYEDDGVKKEREKCERLLQTYREAAKIIGEVL, encoded by the exons ATGGCTGCTCTCGGCGAGGATCTGCTCACTACGGTCAACAAGCTGCAGGATTTGGTGTTTAACACCATCGGCAGTGACTCTTTGGACCTCCCTCAGATT GTTGTCGTCGGTTCCCAGTCCGCGGGCAAATCTTCCGTCCTCGAAAACATCGTCGGTCGAGACTTTTTACCGCGCGGAGCCGGTATCTGTACTCGTCGTCCTTTGATTCTCCAACTCATCAACGTTACCGACGATGAAAATGCTCCCGACCCTTCAGCCGATCCTTATCGATCCCCTGGCGCTGCTCGCCGTTCTGAGTGGGCAGAGTTCCACCATATCCCCAACCGGAGATTCAACGATTTTGGCGATGTCAAGCGCGAGATTGAGAATGAGACATCCCGGGTTGCCGGTAACAACAAGGGTATTAACCGACAACCCATCAACCTCAAGATCTATTCTCCCCACGTCCTCAACTTGACCCTAGTGGATCTTCCTGGTCTAACTAAA GTCCCTATTGGCGATCAACCCACCGATATTGAGAAACAGACCCGAAACCTCATATCCGAATATATCGCCAAGCCTAACAGTATCGTCCTTGCGGTCTCTCCCGCCAACGTCGATATCGTCAACTCTGAAGCCCTCAAGCTCGCCCGTCATGTCGACCCTCTTGGCCGAAGGACCATTGGTGTTCTGACCAAGGTTGATCTTATGGACCACGGCACCAATGCTCTGGATATTCTCTCTGGTCGGGTTTACCCTCTGAAGCTTGGTTTCATCGGCGTGGTCAACCGATCGCAGCAGGATATCCAAGGCAACAAGCCCATGGAGGATGCTCTTCAGGCCGAGACAGACTTCTTCAAGCACCACCCTGCCTATCGCAACATTTCCACCCGATGCGGCACTCACTACCTGGCCAAGACCCTTAACACCACTCTCATGGGCCACATCCGTGAGCGTTTGCCCGACATCAAGGCTCGGCTCAACACCCTCATGGGCCAAACGCAGCAGGAGTTGGCTAGCTATGGCGACATGCATTTCAGTGGAAAGGAGCACCGTGGCTCTCTCATCCTCCAGCAAATGACACGCTTCGCGAACTCCTTCATTTCTTCCATCGACGGTACCTCGACCGAGATATCTACAAAAGAGCTCTGTGGCGGTGCTCGTATCTACTATATCTTCAACTCCGTCTTTGGTAGCTCTCTTGACACGATCGATCCTACCTCCAACCTGTCCGCCCTTGACATCCGGACGGCGATCCGAAACTCGACTGGTCCTCGACCTAGTCTTTTTGTCCCTGAGATGGCTTTCGATCTCCTAGTTAAGCCTCAGATCAAGCTTCTTGAAATTCCCAGCCAACGTTGTGTTGAGCTTGTGTATGAGGAGCTGATCAAGATCTGCCACACCTGTGGTTCAACTGAGCTTTCACGATATCCCCGACTTCAGGCCAAGCTTATCGAGACAGTGTCGGATTTACTCCGAGAACGACTTGGCCCTGCTTCATCATATGTCGAATCACTCATCTCTATTCAGCGCGCCTACATCAATACTAACCATCCTAACTTCCTGGGCGCTGCCGCCGCCATGAGCAATGTAGTCAGTGCTAAGCAGGAACGAGAACGGAAAAGGCTGATCCAAGAGGAGCGTGAGCGTCGGGAGAAGAGGCGCCTCCAGGAGCTTGAGGTCGAGGGTGATGGCCCAGAAGGCGAGGACGGCGTCAACGGACCCTCCGAGAAGCCTGAGAAGACGAAAGGGGGAAGGACTAGGCCCACAAAGCAGCCTCACCGCAGCATATCTCCTGCTGCCTCAGTTCGAGAGAACGGAACCTCAAGCCTTGCTGCCCATATGAACGCAACACACCTCAATGGTCTGCGATCGGCCTCACCTGCTCGACTTAACCAACAGGGACTCGGCGGCGCTCGAGATTCTTTCCTTAACTACTTCTTCGGTAAGGATGGCCAGACCATTGGCGCTCCTCTCCCTAGCCCTGGCGCAATCCCCAATGGACGACATATCAGCCAGAACTCGGAAACCAGTTTTCCCATTATACGCCGTGAGAGAGAGTTTGGCCGGCCATCTACGGCAACGACAATGGCTCCCGAGGACGACATGTACGATAGGACAGGGAAGAACTACGGTTTGGCCTCCCAGATG GGTGAATCCGCGGAGCCGGCCATGACAGAGCGTGAGGCTATGGAGACAGAACTCATCCGAGCTCTTATCTCTTCTTACTTCAACATTGTTCGCGAGTCCATTGCCGACCAGGTCCCTAAGGCTGTCATGCATCTTCTCGTCAACCACTGCAAGGATGTCGTCCAGAATCGCCTTGTCAGCGAACTCTACAAGGAAACTCTGTTTGAGGAGCTACTTTACGAGGACGACGGTGTCAAGAAGGAGCGTGAAAAGTGTGAGCGCCTGCTCCAGACCTACCGAGAGGCTGCCAAGATTATTGGTGAAGTGCTGTAA
- a CDS encoding hypothetical protein (TransMembrane:2 (i278-296o357-375i)), with protein MTPTPPSTNSSQGGRSPEEQFRVVRKRNRVPLSCYPCRTRKKCDRSHPCSNCTKREGMNTSSCSYATPVSRKKNQSQGDSSPDDMQNRIDRLEGLVLSLMHGGANIDAASAAAAGAATRSATDSGSSAKVEREDENAMTYDEEENSDEEDGLATSLGFLKVDTDKGKSLYVGQEHWHTILADISEVKNYFTSHKKELESSYERVKSSKPQAAREGPTLLLGATPASEIEIRAELPPKSAVLTLCSRYFNSMDNAVNIIHGPTFQQQLKDHWQDPNKTPIMWLGMLYSVLCLAMLSYHKVGDEPPEWRGRTLELANEYRLRTVQCLVKSDYTKPNEYTVETMILYVFGEYSSRWDADLGLWLIVSLIVRIAFRMGYHRDAKWFPTITPFQAEMRRRTWALVRMSDVIFSHQVSLPSMIYENDCDTQLPNNIFDDEFYPDIKELPPSRPSTVATPIAYMIAKSRLCNELGNILQSTGQVGKHVPYDEVIRFDAKLRQIMQELPPHLKLTTLEGSHDPVTLIIARFNVDILYQKILCLLHRKYLPRARQSPRYAHSRRAAIEASLTALDHLAVLHRESQSNGRLRSVGWFVKSIATKDFTLPAMLVILDLHFDNIAAQSSVRQDDEGAAMWNDDQRSKMIGSLETARKIWNTLADTSMEAFKAAKVIDIMLEKIKDPTSSNADMPGVPSPMPGLMPGLGADISPPMAPGFVSPNSLPEFNATANPFSTPNPAAFMGMDFGMPGPEGIDFQTDGFAGAGPASPFSSMFGNLGASNNSGMDMAANFDWNAFENYTQMANWGADQSFQIYGSGGDQSSPEQSSSMGGRSGSTSQGQGLGGGGTNGVDANMK; from the exons ATGACCCCAACACCTCCTTCGACCAACTCATCTCAGGGAGGCCGCTCTCCCGAGGAGCAGTTTCGTGTtgtgaggaagaggaaccGTGTTCCTCTCAGCTGTTATCCTTGTAGGACACGAAA AAAATGTGACAGAAGTCATCCTTGCAGCAACTGTACAAAGCGTGAGGGCATGAACACGAGCTCTTGCTCTTACGCTACACCAGTCTCTCGCAAGAagaatcaaagtcaaggagACTCAAGTCCTGATGACATGCAGAATCGTATTGACCGTTTAGAAGGCCTAGTTTTATCCCTCATGCACGGAGGTGCTAACATAGATGCTGCGTCCGCCGCAGCTGCTGGAGCGGCAACACGTTCCGCCACAGACAGCGGGTCTTCCGCAAAGGTTGAGAGAGAGGACGAAAATGCAATGACGTatgacgaggaggagaacAGTGACGAGGAGGACGGGCTGGCCACTTCTTTGGGTTTCCTCAAAGTCGATACAGACAAGGGGAAATCATTATACGTTGGCCAGGAACATTGGCACACCATCCTTGCCGATATCTCCGAAGTGAAAAATTACTTCACTTCCCATAAAAAGGAGCTGGAGTCGAGTTACGAGCGAGTCAAATCATCCAAGCCCCAGGCTGCGCGAGAAGGACCTACGCTGCTGCTGGGGGCCACGCCAGCATCTGAAATCGAAATACGAGCAGAACTCCCACCCAAATCAGCTGTCCTAACGCTCTGCAGTCGTTATTTTAATTCTATGGATAATGCCGTTAATATCATCCACGGACCAACCTTCCAGCAGCAGTTAAAAGATCACTGGCAAGATCCTAACAAGACGCCCATCATGTGGCTTGGTATGCTTTACTCAGTTCTCTGCCTGGCAATGTTGAGTTATCACAAGGTAGGCGATGAACCTCCCGAGTGGCGAGGCCGAACCCTGGAGCTGGCAAATGAATATCGGCTGCGGACAGTACAGTGTCTCGTCAAATCAGATTATACAAAGCCCAACGAGTATACAGTTGAGACCATGATTCTCTATGTATTTGGGGAATATTCGTCCAGATGGGATGCCGACTTGGGTCTATGGTTGATTGTCTCCTTGATTGTTCGAATCGCCTTTCGAATGGGCTATCATCGAGACGCCAAGTGGTTCCCGACAATTACACCATTTCAAGCT GAAATGAGACGGCGAACGTGGGCTCTTGTGAGAATGTCGGATGTCATCTTCTCCCACCAAGTGTCTCTACCCAGCATGATTTATGAGAATGATTGCGACACTCAATTACCCAACAACATCTTCGACGACGAATTTTACCCCGACATCAAGGAATTGCCGCCTTCCCGGCCATCCACGGTAGCCACTCCAATAGCGTACATGATTGCCAAGTCGAGACTGTGTAACGAGCTTGGGAATATCCTCCAATCGACGGGTCAAGTGGGCAAGCATGTGCCTTACGATGAGGTTATCCGTTTTGATGCTAAGTTGCGTCAAATCATGCAAGAGTTGCCTCCACACTTGAAATTGACAACTCTGGAAGGGTCTCATGACCCAGTGACATTAATCATCGCCAGGTTCAATGTCGATATCCTCTACCAAAAGATTCTCTGTCTATTACACCGTAAGTATCTTCCTAGGGCAAGGCAAAGCCCGAGATACGCGCACTCTCGAAGGGCCGCAATCGAGGCGTCGTTGACAGCCCTTGACCACCTCGCGGTTCTGCACCGGGAGTCGCAGTCTAATGGGAGGTTGCGGTCAGTGGGTTGGTTTGTCAAATCCATTGCCACCAAGGACTTTACCCTGCCTGCCATGCTGGTTATTCTTGATCTACACTTTGACAACATCGCCGCGCAGTCCTCGGTTCGTCAAGACGACGAGGGCGCTGCAATGTGGAACGACGACCAGCGATCAAAGATGATTGGTAGTCTCGAAACCGCGAGGAAGATTTGGAACACGCTCGCCGACACGTCTATGGAAGCGTTCAAGGCAGCCAAAGTCATCGATATTATGCTGGAAAAGATCAAAGATCCTACCTCGAGTAACGCAGATATGCCAGGCGTGCCATCTCCAATGCCCGGCTTGATGCCAGGTCTTGGAGCTGACATATCGCCGCCTATGGCTCCCGGTTTTGTTTCACCCAACAGCCTCCCAGAGTTCAACGCGACAGCCAACCCCTTCTCTACGCCTAATCCAGCGGCATTCATGGGTATGGATTTCGGCATGCCTGGCCCCGAAGGTATAGATTTTCAGACAGATGGCTTCGCAGGGGCTGGCCCAGCTTCTCCTTTCTCGTCCATGTTCGGCAATCTGGGGGCCAGCAATAATTCTGGGATGGACATGGCCGCCAACTTTGACTGG AATGCCTTCGAGAATTATACGCAGATGGCCAATTGGGGAGCCGACCAAAGTTTCCAGATATATGGCTCCGGGGGAGATCAATCGTCCCCTGAACAGTCCTCGTCGATGGGCGGGCGTAGCGGGAGCACCTCACAAGGACAGGGActgggaggaggaggaacgaATGGAGTAGATGCCAATATGAAATGA
- a CDS encoding hypothetical protein (BUSCO:13555at5125) produces the protein MASLNLSINGPSIKSSYNGVVNGPPPSSDSPTYAHWALFSVQAPLMSAFQDSSAKESILKVQSTGDGELADLIEDFSEGRIQFAFARVKDPNSGLPKSILIAWCGEGVPERTKGYFTSHLAAVSKVLHGYHVQITARSDRDLEVDSIMQKVADASGAKYSAGSSDGPRSSAPPPVKTKPVFTPTTSSRANPIVAARSKKDENVDEDGWGTDAPPVTRTQIEKVESAYKPTKVNIADLSKQPTATTSGSTSINRDETPGDVVKGGYQPVGKVDIAALRAQAQKDKDDRPTPVKGSYEPVGKVDIAAIRAQAKKPAASEEPEEGEPRPVSQRMTAFSQPSQSERMTSLPKPKVANKFGGAASFSGTKAPTPGGLGFGAPAPEKSAPIGAASRTFADQGGKTPAQLWAERKARERGESVGSNNAPASTESASPVQPQKSGNEWKSGYAGKSWAPVQTGDYGRGIPGQISQENTGEQADTPASPSGVSALRDRFKDTMPISAGAPPPPAARPAPEDDSPPPPVPGDSRPSGGFALPGLPNRPMPKDEQSDDEREDPSAYETAAERGRSPSPPRVAVPVSRGPEPDIGTHPEQRAPPPLPPSQIDVPKESELADDKEVSTTARFAGGAAAGVAVGAAAGVGVAAAAGAFDREPSPEPQHEPEPEPERAPSPAPQPAAQSAQETQGGYRAVIQYDYEKAEDNEIELVEGDIVTNIEMVDEDWWMGTNSRGESGLFPSNYVELIGDDETEQPASAAAPPPPPVPAAEPEPEPQPQAPAAAQADAGHTAVALYDYEAAEDNELSFPEDATITNLEFPDEDWWFGQYNGQTGLFPANYVQLNQ, from the exons ATGGCGTCCCTCAATCTCTCCATAAACGGCCCGTCCATCAAGAGCAGCTACAATGGCGTCGTTAACGGTCCCCCGCCATCCTCCGACTCTCCCACCTATGCTCATTGGGCACTCTTCTCAGTCCAGGCCCCTCTTATGAGTGCTTTCCAAGACAGCAGTGCCAAGGAGAGCATTCTCAAGGTCCAAAGCACAGGCG ATGGCGAGCTTGCAGACCTGATCGAGGACTTCAGCGAAGGCCGAATTCAATTCGCTTTTGCCAGAGTCAAGGACCCTAACAGCGGCCTCCCCAAGAGCATACTGATCGCATGGTGCGGAGAGGGTGTTCCCGAACGAACCAAGGGCTATTTCACCAGCCATCTTGCCGCGGTTTCAAAGGTCCTCCACGGATACCATGTTCAGATTACCGCTCGTTCCGACAGAGATCTTGAGGTTGACTCCATCATGCAAAAGGTGGCCGATGCTTCAGGCGCCAAGTACTCGGCCGGTAGCTCTGACGGTCCTCGTTCCagcgctcctcctcctgtcAAGACAAAGCCTGTCTTCACCCCCACCACATCCAGCCGAGCCAACCCCATTGTCGCGGCTCGATCCAAGAAGGATGAGAACGTGGACGAAGATGGCTGGGGTACTGACGCTCCTCCCGTCACAAGGACTCAGATTGAAAAAGTCGAGTCCGCTTACAAACCCACAAAGGTCAATATTGCCGATCTCAGCAAACAACCGACCGCGACTACCAGTGGAAGTACCTCTATCAACCGTGATGAGACACCTGGCGATGTGGTTAAGGGCGGCTACCAACCCGTTGGCAAGGTCGACATCGCCGCTCTTCGCGCTCAGGCTCAGAAGGATAAGGACGACAGACCGACTCCGGTGAAGGGTTCTTACGAGCCTGTTGGAAAGGTCGACATTGCGGCAATCCGGGCACAGGCAAAGAAGCCCGCCGCTTCCGAAGAGCCCGAGGAGGGTGAGCCACGGCCCGTTTCCCAGCGCATGACTGCCTTCTCGCAACCGTCCCAATCTGAGCGCATGACATCGCTCCCCAAACCTAAAGTTGCCAACAAATTTGGAGGTGCAGCAAGCTTTTCAGGTACCAAGGCTCCCACACCTGGTGGCTTGGGCTTTGGAGCTCCTGCTCCTGAGAAATCCGCCCCTATCGGTGCTGCGAGCCGCACGTTTGCGGACCAAGGTGGAAAGACTCCAGCCCAGCTGTGGGCTGAGCGAAAGGCTAGGGAGAGGGGAGAATCTGTCGGTAGCAACAACGCTCCGGCTTCGACTGAAAGTGCTTCTCCCGTCCAGCCTCAAAAGAGCGGAAatgagtggaagagtggatACGCTGGTAAGAGCTGGGCTCCTGTTCAGACTGGAGATTATGGAAGGGGTATTCCTGGACAGATAAGTCAAGAGAACACGGGCGAACAGGCGGACACGCCAGCATCACCATCGGGGGTGTCTGCTCTGCGAGACAGATTCAAGGACACTATGCCCATCAGTGCTGGAGCTCCTCCCCCTCCTGCAGCCCGTCCTGCACCGGAAGACGATTCACCACCGCCACCAGTTCCTGGTGATTCCCGGCCTTCTGGGGGCTTTGCTCTCCCTGGTCTGCCCAACCGACCCATGCCCAAAGATGAGCAGTCGGATGACGAGCGGGAGGACCCCTCAGCCTACGAGACAGCAGCAGAACGGGGACGATCCCCTTCACCCCCTCGCGTCGCTGTCCCTGTCAGCCGTGGACCCGAGCCTGACATTGGCACCCATCCTGAGCAGCGTGCTCCTCCTCCGCTCCCCCCTAGCCAAATCGATGTGCCCAAAGAGTCAGAACTTGCTGATGACAAAGAAGTTTCCACAACGGCCCGCTTCGCTGGTGGCGCAGCTGCCGGTGTTGCTGTaggagctgctgctggtgttggagtcgctgccgccgctggTGCTTTCGATCGTGAGCCCAGCCCCGAACCCCAGCATGAACCCGAGCCCGAGCCTGAACGCGCTCCTTCACCTGCTCCTCAACCCGCTGCTCAGTCAGCCCAAGAGACTCAGGGCGGTTACCGTGCTGTGATTCAGTACGACTACGAGAAGGCCGAGGACAATGAGATCGAACTGGTTGAGGGTGACATCGTCACCAACATTGAGATGGTGGATGAGGATTGGTGGATGGGCACCAACTCCCGAGGCGAGAGTGGTCTCTTCCCTAGTAACTACGTCGAGTTGATCGGAGACGACGAGACTGAGCAACCGGCTTCTGCTGCGGCACCACCTCCTCCCCCTGTCCCTGCGGCCGAGCCCGAGCCCGAGCCTCAGCCCCAGGCTCCCGCCGCTGCTCAGGCAGATGCCGGTCACACGGCCGTTGCCCTTTACGATTATGAGGCTGCGGAAGATAACG AACTAAGCTTCCCCGAAGACGCCACAATTACCAACCTGGAGTTCCCTGACGAGGATTGGTGGTTTGGTCAATATAACGGCCAGACTGGCCTGTTCCCGGCCAACTACGTCCAGCTTAACCAGTAA